The genomic window CATTACCTTTTTTTAAGCCTACTTTGCAGCTGACTGCACGCGCACAATTGCGAGAGCAatagaaatatttaataattcattcttgAAACTAAACGATTAAGAAAAACATTACTATATATGTTCGGAGAGGATAAAATGACTAGTCttaactggctgcaaaatatatgtacaccattagtaatggttaatcaacccatttgccttatttaaataatcttgtAACTACTATAATTTTAGAGCTATTCCTTGTAGCtccattttctgtcatttatttgtcatttgctgtatattgtaTTCATTTGATGATGTCATTAGGCTATATCACATAGGCTTTtttatatctaaaatgctttggcattcaagtttgctttgaacttgaaagtaATAATAGATAAAATTATTGGTAAAAATGatgttttgtttgtcacataTAGTGAACTACtaatgtgatgtgggtaaatggtgtttcaatccggctaccaccgcaagtatatttcaaaccttgGGAAGCACTGTATAAGAGACTTGATTTGTTTACCCATTAAGTTGAtctaataggatttgcattgtaaacattaaataaaacctaaaaaggtagattttttttttgatttcatatattaagtttttagttacgatacttccAAAATCATTACGCataaattctgtgcagaaatagcaaaaaatgtccacagattctgtctggcactAGTAATGCGTTCGTTTACATGAAAATGatgtatttaaagttattttttgaaaactttatagtactttttcCACAATCCTATTCATCTACTCTCTTAtagattataaatattttatcattatgGCTTATGTAGTCCCACATTGTTTTCAAGTACTTACACGTGACTACAGACGGTACACTAAACTTGTGTACTATTGCCATATTAATGAAAATGCATTGGCCAAAATGCAtaagttgttttgtatgtgtgtaaGCAGACCTGATATTGCAGTTGTGCTGCACAATCTGGGAAAGATTCTCGCCCCTTTCACACATTAAGACTTTTCTGCAAAATAAAAATCCTGTGGAGACATCATGAGTGAATAggctcttttttaaatattacacttATTTCAGGTAATTTTCTAGAATGAGACGTTGTAGCATTACTGGTAAATAGTCAAAGTTGTGTTGTTTGTgaccagcacatttttaaacgtgataatttgttttatgtACGTTTACGGTAAGTATTGGGTCAATTTACTTGGGCTACTGTGAAGCAGACTActactgtttttattgttgttttgtttttgtgtaagtTTTATTGTTGTGTAGGTGGTCATGTGTTTGCTATACATCAGTTTTATAAGGAAAAAGTACTTGTCATCAATTTCCAGTTTTTCTGACTGTCAGGAAAAAGTAATAAAtgcttgaatattttgttttattctagaACACTATTCCGGAGTGGCAAATTGTCTTCTACATTTCTGCAGCAATTAATATTTTTGGAGCCGTTTTCTTCACAATATTTGGCAAGGGTACAGTCCAGCCTTGGGCTGTCCAGACAATACACATCCAGTGACACTTGACTACGGTTAGCCAATTCTTAAAGGCCAAAGGGATGTATGTACTTTAAATTCCATAGAGATTTATAGGTAATTGCATATGGTTTACAAACTAATGAGTATTGCACAATCTATGTTTTAATGAGTTAAATTGAGCTATTTTATATTGGTAATATCTGTATTAGTTGTAAATGTCAGTtgtttagacaatttttttaatgaaactgtAAATGAAGGGAATATACATAAGTGTCTTTATGGTACAATTGGCCATCATAAGGAGATAAAGGGTTTGACTACACAACCTCAAACGAGTCCCTGAATTAACCATTTATGTAGGGCACTCATTAAAATACTCAGTGGAAAAATTCTGGAGTGTTACTGGGAGTTGATACAAGACTTCTGAACTTGCATAAATGATATTGTACGCAATGTCATTGAAGTGGAACCCACACAGCAGGCActggacgtcaacatgacgttgtaccccaatgtcatggggatgttgtattttgtttggaatgaaaatcaggttgatgtcagaacccaacatcaggccaacatcggtgttcaacctaaaatcaaccaaatatcaacatctaatgaagTCACCACTTTGACATATAtctgacgttggattttggttgccattcctgatgaataaatgtcagtatttgacttcAATATGACGTTGTCCTTAGACTCTGGCTAGACAGTaatttttggtcacctgacatcactaAAATAAAGTCTTATGACATTGTATGCCTGCTGGGAAGTCTTAGCCAGATAAAAGGATAATGTGACATTCATAACTCTTTTAGAGAATTGTTTAAGATATTTAAAGTGCGACCAGAAGTGAAAGTGAGCTGTTAAATGACAGTCAACCCAAGTTGTATTCTTTAGAAGATTTCAtctgaaactgtggtccttgtAGATTCATAAAATGTAGGCTAATAGCTACTTTTTTGCACAGAACGATTATTTTGCATCACAAGACCTCGATGTATTATCAGGAGCCACATGTATTGATTTTgttgtaatgatttttttttttttacactcaaAATGTTTGCCTTTCAAATCTGTtcatttgcattttatgaatcgtTAAGGACCAAAGTTTCAGCTAATATATATCTTTTATGATTTTCAGAAGAATAAAAGTCCTACATCTTGGAGGGTGGAGTAaagtaaatgaacagaaataTTTCAATTTTGTGTCCCTTTTAAGACTTGTCCAAATGCAGTTACTTTGTAATAGATAACTCAATTGTTAAATAAgttctgtttttaatattttaaataatcctTAAAAAATAGAACCTGGATTATTTCGCAGAATCTTTTTTGATTCACATCCTTATGGAATATGCCTTACTGTAGACCTGATTAGCACAACACCACGTCCAAGCAACAGGTCCAACTGGGAGATTTTCTTTAAAGCCATgccttgtttttacattttaacctTTGTGCACAGTAGCATAcaaatgatttgtttacaatTGTTCTGTTTTTGTGCAATCCAGTGATATGACAGCTAAAACCTATGTAAACACTGTATGTTATGTAATCTGTCAAGATGATGCAACACGATGCCTATTAAATGtgtatacctaataaagttgctGCACACGTTTGTTGAGTTGATTTACACTCTAATAATATAAGTTCTGCACAAATCCAACATTTTCatgaaatgaattattaatgcATGTATAATAAAATCTCAGCATTATTAGTGCACCTGACACGTTTAAAGCTGTGTCCTCAGAACAAACTCACATTAAGCTTTTTTCTTTCGCCCTAcgcaaaatgataaataatttagCCGTTTTTTTAATATCGTCGTCTGACCTCAAGCATCCTCAGACTGATGTAGGCTGTGCTGTCTGCGCATGTTCAGTCTGTATTATAAGATCAGACGCGCCGCTCTGTCTCTTCAGCACCGCTCCGGTATCCGAGAACACGCACAGGTACTGTACCGCACTTTCACACGCATGTTCGGCTGCGTACTTAAAGATGAACTCTTATAACGCGTCTGCTATTCTAAATTGCGATATCATGTCGGTATTGATTTTGTCTAAATAGTATCCGCTCGTAATAGATGTTTACTAATGTTTGCATGCGACACTGCGCTAGAATACAGACTGGCAATGAGAGAACATGGCGGCAGCTGCAGGGAAGGGATTGCAATAATAAATCCCCTATAGACATCCGAATGATCTCTGTCGCATGTTGTCAGTACATGACTAACATTGCAATGTTTTTCAGCAAATTGactccaaaataaattaatttccgTGTCAGGTTGATGTGATTGTAATAATAATTCACAGCTCTTTTAGCAGAATGCGTCTGTTAGGTAACCTCCACAAGAATAGCTCTTCTGTTAACCTCTCAAGTTAAGCTGGGAATTAGCTTCCTTGCACTAATGGCAGTCCGGCTCTTGCATTTAAGGAACGTCTTGGAATTCTGTCCTTGAAAAATTACTGATCAGCTTCTTTGAAATGATGCTGATGCAAGAATCTTGCATGTTGGGCTTATGATGCAACCTTGCAATAGTGCATCACTGTAGAATGTAATACAGATTCTAGCTGCAAAAtagtctttcttctttttttaacaagATATATGAGTGTTTCACAAATGGCTGCCAGTCTTTTTAAATCGGTAGGCGAATCTTTACAAAATGGAGTCTGCAGGACAAAGATGTACCAGGCATGAAGGAAGGCATGCCCAgtctgttgccagttacttagcAGGGCAAAGAGCCTATAAACAGACCCACATGATAAACTCAGCGctgtttgaattaaaaaaaaaagaaaagaaaagagaagtATAATGAATACATTTGTTAACAAAATTTCTTTTTAGTGCCAACTGAGTGACATTCAAATCATGAAGACATTTAAATACTGCAGTCCTACAGAGACATGTGTGTTACTTAACTAATATTTGCATTAGTAATTATTCAAGATTACTGCACCCAAAAAATAGACACGTCATTGATCACTCAGATGCCCCTTGCAGTTTGTTTACATCAGCAGAACACCGAAGGAGAATGTTTGAAGAATGTGCTGCGTAGTGTTTTCCATGTTGATTTTGAACTTATTTTAAGTCTTTGCATTGTCAGTCACAATCAAAATGAAAAAGGACAACCAGGGCATTCTTTTAAAAGATCTTTTCACAACATCATAAGGATTTAGAACACCACTGGGAAATCTGATTGATTGAGGCATATACAAGGATGCGTTTACACTTGGAATATTTGGTTCAATTAAAACAGACTCTAGGCTGATTACACAGTCAGTGTGATTCACAGACAAGTGTGAATGCTGCTATCTGAAATTTGGTGTAAACCAAACAAGCTGACTGAGATCACCTCAGACATTTCAAGATGAGTCTCTGTCCATTTATAACTTACAATCTGTGTAATACAACCTAAATGGGAACACAATAAAGAgcaaacatgcacacatacaagCAGCATGTTTTGCACAGCGCAGCATTGTTTTGCATGATCAGAAAGTTTCTTTGCATAATAAACTtcattaaagctttttttttctcgttttttgggttaagcctttaaaatgagTGTGAACGTTAACTAAACCAGTACTAAATACATAACATTTTGGGGTCTTAACCAAAATGTGAAAACAACCTAAATTGCCACTTTTTTGGTTTTTAGAATTATAGgcttaaaagcaaaaaaacaatagCAAAGTATCACAAATCTACCTTAATGTATGTCTATAGactattttgaggaatgtaaacaaaaacaatagtcccaatgtatttcctgttttacatgatcaaaatgtggctctttttggactCTCGAAAGCTATAGAAGTTGAAAATGTTATCATAgctgttttaaaattaaagttttgtatttgtttgacaagcaaaaaatattcaTGGGCCCATGACATGACTACATTAAAATGGTCTGTCTTACTGTAGAATATTCACAAGTGACAGATTGTTGGTGTTTGTAAAGCTTTACAGTTACATTGGCACTTTAAATAAAGCAATCAACCATGGGAAAGGAGAAGCTCCACATCAATATTGTGGTTATTGGCCATGTGGATTCTGGAAAGTCCACTACGACTGGTCACCTCATCTACAAATGCGGTGGGATTGACAAAAGGACCATTGAGAAGTTTGAGAAAGAAGCTGCAGAGGTAAGATTGAAAATTGGAGGCATTTGAACTCAATTATAATTGAAAAGGTTCACGTGTTTTATATGTTGATATGTGTCACTCCTAGATGGGAAAGGGTTCCTTTAAGTATGCCTGGGTTCTGGACAAGCttaaagcagagagagagaggggaatcACAATTGACATCTCCTTGTGGAAGTTTGAGACCAGCAAATACTACGTCACCATCATTGATGCTCCAGGACACAGAGACTTCATCAAAAACATGATCACTGGAACCTCACAGGTCGGGAACTTATCCgacacacaaatatattatagTAGATGctatttatttacattcaaaCTAATAATCCCAACCGTTTCCTCTGACACAGGCGGATTGTGCTGTGCTGATTGTGGCGGCTGGTGTTGGGGAGTTTGAGGCTGGCATCTCGAAGAACGGCCAGACCAGAGAACACGCTCTTCTGGCTTACACACTGGGTGTGAAGCAGCTCATTGTGGGTGTCAACAAGATGGATTCCACTGAACCCAGTTACAGCCAGAAGCGTTATGAGGAAATTGTGAAGGAAGTCAGCACATACATCAAGAAGATTGGCTACAATCCTGACACTGTGGCATTTGTGCCCATCTCTGGGTGGAATGGAGACAACATGCTTGAGGCCAGTCCCAATGTAAGTACAATAAGGATTATAATAAAGGATTGTTTGATTatggctgcatgattaatcaaactaattaaaataaaaccaaggcgacgcagtaggtagtgctgtcgcctcacagcaagaaggtcgctggttaaagcgttggctgggtcagttggcatttctgtgtggagtttgcatgttctccctgcattaacatgggttttctccgggtgcttcggtttcccccacagtccaaagacatgcggtagaggtgaattgggtaggctaaattgtccctagtgtatgagtgtgaatgagtgtttatggatgcataaaacatctgctgcataagttgggggttcattccgctgtggcgaccccagaataataaagggactaaatcgaaatgaaaatgaatgaaaataaaaccaaatcaAATCAGCATTGAACTTTAAACTATGGACCAATATTTGGAGGCCAATAACTGATATATTGACCAATTACCCTTATTTTCATTATTTGattaatatagtttttattagcatgtttacaaaaacaaaaaccaaataaatacagtggggaatttttttttaatatacatcactaaatataatatattgttaaaatatttgtggcatggtggctcagtggttagcactgtcgcttcacagcaaggttgctggttcaaatcctggctgtgccagttggcatttctatgtggagtttgcatgttcttcccgtgttcattTGGGTTTCTTCCAGATcttttggtttcccccacagtccaaagacatgctgtataggtgaattgaataaactaaattggccatagcacacaagtgtgtgtgtgattctgctgtggcaacctctgaaatagagactaagctgaaggaaaattaataaatgaatgttatattataatatatattgataacattttattattgatATACTGCATATGATTGATATACTTGATATGCATTGATATACtatattgatatacattttattattgataACCAAACATTTTACCGAGTTTATAATGAAAAGCACTTATAAACTATctattacaaacaaaaaataagtattaaatgGATACTCCACTCATAAAATTTAATTacgtcattatttactcatcctcatctTGTACCacaccagtttgagtttctttcttctgttgaacacaaataaagatgtaCTGAAGAATGTGGGGAATTGACATTAATACTTTTGTGTTTGtactattattcaaaatatcttgttttgtgttaaaaataAGTCTAAAACTTCTTTAGTATGAGTAAATGAggacatttttatttctatttaaaagGGACACCCATTACCCTCTATTGGGTTCACTTAAAAATAACCATATAATCTAGGGATGCTCCGAtaaggatttttgcagccgatacagagtaccgatacATTGATATGGTGATTGGCCTCTACGGAGAACCAATTCTGATGTtacaagctttataatgcattaagcacattttccttCCTAGTAtaatacttaagtaaaggtcCTCCCTACCtgagagaataaataaatgatgctgCATATAATATCTTAAATACGTCTCTTaaccatttaggtgtgaacatgtcatggccagaagcagctttacagaacataataaatattaaaggaaaaaaataagaaaatgtattAACAATGCAATTTGCATATGTTGAAAGAAGAATTCATTATGtctcaataaagaaaaaatttgGAGCGCATATTTGATGCCTGAGatgttaaaatgcacacctataaatctaATACTTACCTACTAAAAGGAAATAGGCTAATAAACTACTGTTTACTGCAATAAGTAAATTACaaggttatattattaaatattcatgttaaaaatgttaattttaaaggtttttttaatTCATCTAATATTTCTAGCCAGGTTTTAGTAAACTTGGAATATTGCCAAAAACAGTACTCTCAGTTCTTTTATAAAAGGCGTAAATACATGCAGTAGCTGCTGTATGTATAAACCAGTTGCGCATGTTCATCTTCCTCTGTttataaacacataaacaaatacctgcgatcggttcatgagatcggccagattggcGAATACGAATAGAGTCATTACTTGTGATTACttgaaggcaaggcaagtttaccTATATAGGACATTTCATacacactcaaagtgctttacatgaacaagaataaaaaacacaagacaagaaaatgattaaaagaactaaaaatgattaaaaacagattaaaatgcgTTTAGAAAAGATTTGAAAATCATGAAAAGGAAAGAGGCATAATAGTGTGATCAGTATAGGCACAGCTAAACATGTGTTTTTAagtcttgatgtgaatgtgcTTAAAGTTGGAgaacatctgatcatttctggaagctgatttcagCAGCGGGGCCCGCAGTAGCTgaaagcagattcaccctgctttgaatgAAGTCTGGCAGCAGCGTTTtgaatgagctgcaactgtctgactgtctttttaggaagatcattgaggagtccattacagtaatccaccctcctgctgataaaagcatgaccTAGTCCTCACTGAAAACAAGACATTGAATTCTTCCAATGtctttgcaagaaaaaaaaagactatttgtgttcaacagaacaatgaAACTTAAATAGAGTGAGCACGAGTAGATgatgacaataaaaaaagtttcatCCCACCCCAAAACTGTTCCACCCATGATTACATATGTCAGTATGGAGCATTGTGACAGTTTCACCAAATGGCATCTCAGCTGTTTAGTAACATATATTTCTTCACCTTTACTTTAGATGAGTTGGTTCAAAGGTTGGAAGATAACCCGCAAGGAAGGTAACGCAGCCGGGACCACCCTATTGGAGGCTTTGGATGCCATTCAGCCTCCAACTCGTCCAACTGACAAACCTCTTCGCCTGCCTCTTCAGGACGTTTACAAGATTGGAGGTTTGCAAGGATCTATTTCAGATGACCTACATTGTTGGCTTTGTTTTATGATTAATAGCCTGAATGAAATGCATTGTTTTCACTAGGCATCGGAACCGTTCCTGTGGGCCGTGTGGAGACTGGCCTTTTGAAGCCAGGTATGGTGGTCACCTTTGCACCAGTCAATGTGACAACTGAAGTCAAGTCTGTAGAGATGCATCATGAGGCTCTTTCTGAGGCGCTGCCCGGGGACAATGTTGGCTTCAATGTTAAGAATGTGTCCGTCAAGGACATCCGTCGTGGCAACGTTGCTGGGGACAGCAAAAATGACCCGCCGCAAGAAGCTGCCAATTTCACTGCTCAAGTAAGCTTGACTCACTTCTGTACTCACTGCTTCTGCTATCCTAAGAAGTTATTACACACTTCATTGTGTCCCATCAGGTGATCATCTTGAACCACCCAGGGCAGATCAGTGCTGGTTATGCCCCTGTGCTGGATTGCCACACTGCCCATATTGCCTGCAAATTCGCAGAGCTGAAAGAAAAGATCGACCGTCGTTCTGGAAAGAAGCTTGAAGACAACCCCAAGAGCTTGAAGTCTGGAGACGCGGCCATTGTGGAAATGATCCCTGGAAAGCCCATGTGTGTGGAAAGCTTCTCCGAGTATCCTCCTCTGGGTAAGTGTCATCTTAACTTTCTATCGTAAGATCAACACAATACTTCATTGCTTAGCTTTTTATaggtttaaatcatttaattatataatttctagAGCATGCCATTCATCTATTACAGAAATCTACAGTAAAGTCAATGCCAAACAACTGGATTTTTGGATGAATAATGCCATATGTTACAGTAGAGAGTGGGTTAGTGCATTAAACAGAAAAAGTTCCTCCCATGGCTTCTAAAAAGATGACTTAAAAATGGTTCTGACTgtcaaaatcatttttgtttttgttgattgGATGGAAGCAGTTCAGAGTGTGAGTTTAAAGTCAACTGCAAGAAAGGTGTGGGACTTcgaagcctgatttatacttctgcgtcgagtgactGTTGTATCTTGCCAATGCCATTGCGAGCATTTATAGTTCTACATTCCATCTGTGCTGCTCTGGCAATATTACTTCAGAAACGTTAGTAGGCAGTGGGGTTTCTATGTCGATTGCTAGTTGCCGCTGCTTTGGGTTTTTGCCAGAAATGCatgcaatacaactgaagtagCAGCTCAAAGACATGCTCATTCGTGAAAGAGGACAGAATGTTCAACTTTTATCATAAGGTACACAAACCAATGTATCCATCTGGAGTGTGGTACTTAACAATTGTTAATAgggcctgcacaatatatcgtttcagcatcgatatcgcaatgtgatcattcgcaatagtcatatCATGAATATgtacgcaatgttgagtctggattataattgatcatcttgcaagtgtttttgaggcctgtgactgtatgaggGTTATAAAAGCATTCAGACCTATGCAAATGTACCGtttgtaacttaaaaaaattaataatgattaattttattgaattgtttataaaaatgaagactatgcatagttattttacatttgattattcaattactgtatacctgaatacatttTGACTTCTCGGATAACAAAAAGacgctgtttatttcatttgcatCTAGTGAAATAGTATTCTtatcgttttatatatatatatatatatatatatatatatatatatatatatatactaaaaaaaaaattgtaaaattttaaaaatactacaatgttaagtctgatttatacttctgctgcaaGTTCATGTGTATGCTCCGGTGCAGCCTCTGCACGGTCGGATAGCTGACATTGCTGCtgatgcacacctctcaaaaaatttaactacatgtcacaacaatgtgtagcacaagctctgcgattggtcggtttggtagctgtgaccagtgtgggtGGGACTGAGAGCTGCATGAacccgttggagcgagtgtttactaGTGTTGAGTCCAGAGAAGGAGCTCTAGAtgaaaactgttgttttgtgtttaccttatgattaaagttgttgcacctcCACCAGTTTCAACCTCTGAATAAGCGATGAGATTTTTAGATACTTGTACATtcaggtagcgttcagaaaaaacaaaacacccgagaagaaacacaacacagaggaacataaaaacttaCTGGCAGCTAACGTTTAGGaattgttattgcagagcaacacaaatagCACGCAGAAGCATAAATGCACGACTATGAGAAAGGCACGCATCGAGGGTCACCACGATCGCTCGACgcataagtataaatcagcctttagaattTTCCAATATCTTGCCCTACTTGTTAAACACTCAAGGCACCAGCCTACCTCTACTCTCAAAGCTCTCTGCCCCACACTCATTACTtcttaagactgatttatacttctgtgtagAGAGATCTGCGTGACCCATGGCGGAAACACTAGATTGCAGTGaggttatgttcctctgtgtcgagtttttttgctggtgttttgtttttttctgaaagctACCTTAATATACATGTAGCTAAAACgcactcattttgaggctggaaccagcagacgtccaacaactttaatcataagataaacacaaaacaaaagttcccATCGgaagctccttcatgggactccacacttgtaatcactcgctccaacgggtttgcgtggctctcagtcccgccctacactcatcagtgctaccaagctgaccaatcacagagcttgcgcaaTGGGTTGTTGTGACGTgttgttaaattttttgagaggtgcgcgtttGAAGCGActgccacggcgagggctatgcaaccACGCACAGGCTTTTTCGGGGCATACA from Danio rerio strain Tuebingen ecotype United States chromosome 13, GRCz12tu, whole genome shotgun sequence includes these protein-coding regions:
- the eef1a1a gene encoding elongation factor 1-alpha 1a; translation: MGKEKLHINIVVIGHVDSGKSTTTGHLIYKCGGIDKRTIEKFEKEAAEMGKGSFKYAWVLDKLKAERERGITIDISLWKFETSKYYVTIIDAPGHRDFIKNMITGTSQADCAVLIVAAGVGEFEAGISKNGQTREHALLAYTLGVKQLIVGVNKMDSTEPSYSQKRYEEIVKEVSTYIKKIGYNPDTVAFVPISGWNGDNMLEASPNMSWFKGWKITRKEGNAAGTTLLEALDAIQPPTRPTDKPLRLPLQDVYKIGGIGTVPVGRVETGLLKPGMVVTFAPVNVTTEVKSVEMHHEALSEALPGDNVGFNVKNVSVKDIRRGNVAGDSKNDPPQEAANFTAQVIILNHPGQISAGYAPVLDCHTAHIACKFAELKEKIDRRSGKKLEDNPKSLKSGDAAIVEMIPGKPMCVESFSEYPPLGRFAVRDMRQTVAVGVIKGVEKKTATSGKVTKSAQKAQKAK